AACAGTTCATGCCCATAAATAAGGCTTCTTCCTGATTCCTGCCATTTCAGCATCATGACATCGTATTTCCTTGTGTTTACATCTCTATGTATATGCAATGTTTCCTTGAGagcaaattaacaaataaacttaaatttcATGGTTGCAAACACTTGTTACCACTTATTAGTGTTCTTGGGAGTTCCTTGCCATTTCTTTAGCAAATACTTCATTATTTGTCCCATTACTCTGTTTGACTACTTATTAGTAATAAACTATATCATACCTATTATATCTGTAAGGATATGATCTGCAATTCTGAAGGCATGTGTGAGGTTTATCGTTATTTAATTAGGTGTTTTTAGGAAGAACTAACCAATTACCCATGTGTTTCAAGGTGAAAGAAACACGTTACAACATATAAACTTGAAATCACAACCTAGTCACAACTCACACGCACAAGCAATCTGTTTCACATACACAAGCAATCTGATTATCCAGAGAAGATACCACTAACTTCAACACACATTATAGAGGCTGGATTGAAATATATTGTCAAAAACGTCTTGAACTGTATCTTGGCAAACTGACCACCACCTATACCTCTTTTAATatggcagagagagagagatcaccGGATGGGGCAGCTCGTGGAGAGCGGTTTAGTTGATCCATTCGTTCATTCAATGTGATTGCATATTTCTAGGCTTGTAGCCATATCTGTTCCGGGTATTCTGTTTTTCTTAATGGATGAAGTCATACGGATACATGATTATGATGTCAACAAGTTTTCGTTTGATATTTATACTAACatgaggaagaataatgatccaaaatataattatcgAAGGCAAGTGCATAATCTTAATTTTTGTAGACTTCTCTCCCACTCggacattttcttttttcatagtGATGCATCTTGCGTTCCATTTCCTGTCTCTTGTATGTTTCTGTAGATACTGGAAATGTATGATTCTCTTGTATCTAGTGGCTAAATGTTTAGTTTTGTTGATCTCTATTTCAAGTACAAGTGCCACCAAGTTAACCTATGCACATTCTGATTACGTGCAGCTTTGAGAAGAACCCACGCTTGGAAGGTCCAGAACTACAGGGCCTGGCTGTATATGACACCAACTGCTAGACGGCAACACGAAGAAAAGAATGGGTAGAAGTAATGGGCGTACAATGTTACTGAAAACCGGGTGATATAGATTATGTTAGGTTTGGACCTACCACTTTGTAATCTTCCATGCATAGCTCTTGTTTATGGCTGTTTGTAGCAAGAAAATTGTATGTTGTGGCAGAATGCTTTGTCTGTGAAAGTAAACATTGAACTGCGTATCTCGTGAATCAAATGTTATCGTCGGCATCTGAAGCTTGCAGTTTCTGCATATGCTTCCCGTGTTATACTCCTATTGACCAAACTAAAACACAAGTTCCTGTGTACTGATTATATCCTTTGCTCATGGTGGCACATCTGTTTTTCAGTCACATAAAGGTGCAgctttgaatatttttgtttttatttttttcaaaaatgtttATCAACTGTAAATTTGCTTTGTGTGTATGTTAAAACAATTGATTACCCAAAATTGAATAGAGAATGAAGTGTTAAGTGATTATACTTTCATCCAGAAGATAATAGGCAAACgaccaaaaaattaaagatgtcAGTTACTAAAAGCTAGACAATTCTTAATCATcattattattcatatataaataatttcataataCATAttccgattttttttcaactatgtaataaataaatcaacacTGTAAATATGTAATGCGAACTAGTATTTAGGAGGTCTTGTCCTATACAACATGTGTTGTTAAAATGTcaattccaaaaataataaagccAATTTTTCTGAATTCCTGATGGGCTGTATTTAGGCCCATCCAAACAAGCCAACTTTAAgcataaattataattttatatatttggataaaaattttgaataggcAATGacgtcaaattaaaaaaacgaagAAAGTAACACGCTGCTACATTAATCCCTCTATTCTTTTAATGGCCTctgttgatttttaaattaatattagaccatttttcttatttagaaaaaaatatatgatgatcgattattttgttatgatttgatttattccTGACGTAACTTCAACTATAATTATAAGATGAATTCCAAAGTCAACTGTATCTGTTAGGAAAAATCGGAGAAAGTAGCGTgttttacattatttttataaattaagatTACAATCACCTAGGCTGAAATAAACGGCGCCTAACTTGGGTTTAATCTGAGGTTGTCGTCGCTGACGCCGGTTAACCACAGCTAGGTGAGAATCTcgccgggagagagagagagagagagagagagagagagagagagaggctcaATATCCAGGCATGCTCCCGCTGCGGCGCTTGGCGTGGgcctgccgccggcgaggcctcGCCGGGATCGCCTCTGCAGCGCCcagggaggcggcggacgcggtggtggtgggcgccGGCGTGGTCGGCCTCGCGGTGGCACGCGCGCTGGCCATGGCCGGCcgcgaggtggtggtggtcgagGCGGCCTCCAGCTTCGGCACCGGCACCAGCTCCCGCAACAGCGAGGTCATCCACGCCGGCATCTACTACCCTCCCGGCAGCCTAAAGGTGAGGCggttcctcctttttcctgcGGGAGAATTCAGTTGCTTGGCATGTAACAGTCCCGCGGAAGGATTCCAAATCTGATCTACGAAGAACACTTCAAACATAGGAGGCCCTGGAATTCCTGATTGAGCCGTGCAGAATTGCAAATTGACGTAGTTATGCGTCTGTATAATGTTCTAGCCAGGtcgaagagttttttttacctctcCGTCTGAAGTTGTAGGTGGAAAAGCCTGTGGTGATTCCTGATGGAAATTTGGAtgtttagctaaaatttattccAGAGGATGCAGTTGCAGATTTGTAGAAGATTTAGTCTGTCGTTATATTTGTATACATTTTCGTCATCTCCCGCTACATAGGAAATAATAAAGTACTCACAGTATGGAATTTCATGCATCTATTTTGCAATGAGGTCTATTGAGTGAAATGGAATCGTAAGTTCCTCTGTTCTTTGGAATTTACAATTTTTGTGCATTTCCCTCGGAATATTTTGGTTCATAGCTGACAGAGTGACAGGTACATAATAAAACTGTGGGTTTTGTAGTTCATGTACGCCTTACTGTCTATCTTGCTGTTACTACCATGATAATTCTGTTGTCTCCATGCAATGTGATGAATCAGTCACCCCCTAACACATTTGATTGTCATGCTGCAACTAAGAAAGTAAGACACCCCCTTGAATAGTACAGAAAGAACtcaagtttttttagtttttatacaacacaaaaataaaatatatgcaaatcCTATGACATCAGTGTTTTACTGATTATAGCTGCAAAAATGTTCTTTTGTAGGCTAGTCTTTGTGTAAGAGGAAGGGAAATGCTCTACAAGTACTGTGCAGAACGAGAAATTCCCCATAAACAGCTCGGTAAACTCATCGTTGCTACTGGTGTTGCAGAGACTGCAAAATTGGACATGATCCTGAAGAATGCTAAACAAAATGGGGTGGATGATCTTCAGATGATGGAGGGTTCCCAAGCTATGGAGATGGAACCAGAACTTCAATGCCTTAAAGCTTTACTATCACCTCGTACTGGGATAGTTGACTCTCATTCACTCATGCTCTCCCTTTTGGTACTTGAACACTagaaaattaattcttttagaTGTTCTTTTTCCATTTGcactataaaagttatatatagctaactttGCACTATAAAAGTTATGGATGTGTGTGTCCTTGCAATACCTCCAAAAAACTTATCTTTGTGGGTCTTTCTATATACAATATTTGGTCAACAGAAAGATGGAAACTATGTTCTTCATCATGttctaattttaaaactatggCCATGTCAATCCAGTCTATCTGCATTGCATCATGTATAATGCCAAACTGGTCTTTACCTTCACTTAATCTTGCTGTTTCTGCTTATACAGGCTGATGCCGAGAACTTAGGAACAACCATATCATACAACACAACAGTTACGAATGGATATGTTGGAGCTGAAGGCCTCGAGGTTCATACTTGTGAAAGCCAAGAACTGGAGAATCATTCTTTAGGCTCTCCTGTCTCCCCACAACTTATTTTGCTTCCTAAACTTCTGATAAACTCAGCAGGTTTGAGTGCAGTTCCACTTGCCAAAAGATTTCATGGCCTTAACCAAGTATGTGTGCCCCATGCTTATTATGCCCGTGGATGTTACTTCACTCTTTCTCAAACCAGGAGCCCTTTCAGTCACTTAATATACCCTCTACCAGAGGATGGTGGAATAGGGGTGCATGTCACGCTAGATTTGAATGGCCTTGTTAGATTTGGCCCAGATGTTGAATGGATAGATAGCGGGAAGGATGTCATGTCGTGCTTCCTTAATAGGTAAGAAGATCTGGTTTGCTGGTTATGTGCATCAAACTTATCTTGTTTTTGTAATTTAGTCAACATTTACAATTATCCAATGGCTACTAAGGAAGTACATCTAGAGTTGAAGAACATCTTGCATAATCTTGGCATCTTTGTTCATCAGGTTTGATTACATGGTCAACCCTACCCGATGTTCTAAGTTTTATCCCGTGATAAGGAAGTATTTTCCGAATCTCAAGGATGGTTCTTTGGAACCTGGTTATTCTGGGATACGACCAAAGCTCTCTGGCCCAGGACAGCCTCCTTCAGATTTTGTTATTCAGGTTCGTTCTTCAATGGAGTTTCTATAGCTATCTTGCTTATGACCGGTTAAACAAATCCTTGAACTATTGCAGGGAGAGGATATCCATGGAATTCCTGGGCTGGTTAACTTGTTTGGAATAGAATCACCTGGTCTGACCTCAAGCTTGGCAATTGCAGAATACATTGTTTCAAGGTATTTAAGATGAGCCCCCGGAATCAACACTTCATTCTCGAATATTCTCAGCTTTATGCACTGAGGCAACCGGCAGGATAAAGTGATGAACATCGCCTGTGAATCACATTCCTTGTGTATTGTGATCCTGATCCTTGTTTGTACTTTGCCCCAACAATGTGATAATGATTTTTGTTTGCGCTTTACACCAACAAAACACCTTTCGGCTACTTGATAGGCTTGCAAGGCGATTCTtgtatttctttgttttctattGTTTTGAGCAACTTGCAAGCAGTTCTGCAAGGGCTTTTTTTCTGCAGCTTAAGCTGAGATCTGAACTTAATGGTTGCAATTACAAATTAATGCATAGAGAGGCCGAGTATAACCTCTTTTTTGGGGGGAGAATATATCATGTTTCTTTCATACAATAAAGACTGGCTTTTACATGCTAATCATGTGACGCAAGACATCAAATGATATAAGTTCTCAAGGTTGATTTTCTGGAACCGTGCTCTGCGTGCTGGGATGCCTGCTAATCGTGGACAGTTGATTACGTCCGGTTCGTTAAGAATTGGACCAATCAAGTTATCAAATGTTGATGCTTACTACCCAACATTTTTATCCAACATGGATCCACAAATACAATTCAACATGGAGGAGTACCGTTACATGAATGCACTAGgattcaaggaaaaaaaaaacagcaccCCTCCGTTTTCCTTAGGATGTACTGGTAATGATACTCCATGTGTTCTCAATGATTCCATTGTTGGCCATTGATATCATCTGAAGATCGATGAACGTCAGTAAGTAGATATCAATAGGTCAGCAAGCAAGAGCAAATAGCGGGAAGATTATACCTCACCTCTTCCGTTGTGCTCGCCACTTATAAACAGGTTGTGATGTTTGATTCTCAATCTCATCCTCCCGGAGTTTTCTTTTGCGTCCAGGTTTCTGCCCCGGCATTAGATAAGTTAGTGGCTGAACAATTAAAGAATATTTAAGCTTAAATAGAGGGTATCATAGAATATCCTGTACCGCCAATTAGTTGCTAACAAAAAATCTCACAAGCTGTTTTACAGATTTTAAATTAAGACAATTTTATGATTATTGCTGATGTTTTTTGCTTCCAAATATAAACGTCATGAATTTTGTTTAAGAAAGTGTAAAATTACATAGCTGATCATCTACCAGATGAGCATGTCCATCCAAGAGGGTGCAAATGGATGCTAGCCATCCAACATCAACTATTCAagtctactccctccgtcccagaATTGGTCTGGGAGTGAATCTGGACAGtcagaaattgttttttttttctgggacAGAGGGAGGTATTTGTTAACCACTTTTTGTTATACCATTTCAAGTAAATTTCAAGTCACcaatgcaaaataaatgatagagATGACATACCTTCAACTCTTTTTGTAAGGCCATGTCTGCATATAGTTTCTCAAGCTTTTGAACCCTCTGTTTCCTCTCCTCTAATTCCCTGTAGGATGAAGCAGTTTTCCTGGAAGATATTTGATAGCATTGTAAGTTTAACTATTTTATCATGTAGCATTCAATGCACTAAACTGCACAATATAATGCTTTGAGCTGGAGAAACATAACTCGCATGACATAAAACATTATAACTAAGTAGTTCCATCAGGGGCATGCACATTAGTGGTGAACAGGGGATAACAATGCACCAAAATGTGTTTACCATTCATCAACTAAAGGTGATTTTCAATGGGAGTTGAAGATAAATTGTGAAAACTGGTTCTCATTAGCATAATACTGGTAATTAGACATTCCAAAGAGAAGTTGCATGTATGGGTGTACCTCCTTATACGGGAAGGGATGTTGTCGAAACCAAGTGAATTGCTCTTTTGTTCTATTCTAGATTGTATTTCTTTGGCTTCTTCTCTGAAATAAAACAGTTATTCACCTCAACATTGACAAAAGAATGATCAATTCAACATGAACTCATTGGCACGTACCTATCTTCAGCAAAGTAAACATGCTTGTTTGGTCGTTTGTTGTCTAGTTCATGAAGCATGGAGCTTAATCTTTCAATTTTCTACAATGAagttaaattcaaattaaaacatgattaattattaaaccACAGGAAATGAAGTACTTAATTACTTTCAATACTCTGAACATCATCACAAACCTTCTTTTCACTCTGAATACCCTGAAGAATGTATCCCATATCTTTAGTTTTTAGCAGCATGAGTTCCTCCTCAGTATACTTGTTTGCTTCAGGCCTTATTAGAGATATGACAAATTTCTAATTAAATATGAAGTAGTTCAAATCATAAACCCTGAAAAGAGTTAAACTGTACATACTTGGGCTTATGGATTCCATCCACAGTCCTGCTGTTGATCATCTTAAAATAGAACTCATCAGGGTTCTTGAATGATGCCTTCTCCTTCAATTTCTGTAATTGAGAAGGAACAGAGACCATATATTAAGACAAAAGGCAGAAAACAAAAGGTGTTTGATTGGACTTGTCCAAATATGGTGAAATTCGGCCAAACTGAGAACCAAACCATTAAATGATATCATTCAAAACCTGAGGCTTAATTTGCTTAAAAACCTCaaagcaaaaacaaatttccCTATGTCATCAATAAATAGCTCCATTGTCAGGCTTGAAGGAAGATAATAGCATAAGACAATAGAATGTCGCATGTCGGATGGTTAAAGAAGTAACATGTAAAACACAGGCAATTTTCCGAGCATCCTAAGCGCCAGAAACTCAAGTGTAGAACAGAAGCAATACCCTGATGGTTTCCTCCTTGCGGTGGAAAGCCTTAGCCCGAACGACATAGTCCTTGTGCTTCTCCAGAAGCCCAAACTTCTTCCTCGCCTCCCTGACAAAACCCACCAGAATCCCAAGTCAGTCCAGAAATCCGCCACACCAGAAGTTCACTCGCGAGAAGGCTCAACACGGGGACTGCCGCACAGCGCCCGCCGCCTAGAAAATCCCCTTCAACGGCGCTACCCAGCGGCGCCGCCATGGGAAAGCTTTCGAGAAGCGGTTGCGGGTGGGAGGAGAACTTACGGCTGGGCGCGCTCCTTGTGAGCGCGCCGCGGGATCGCGTTCCGCAGCGACgacatcctcctcctcctcctcttcctgcaGCCGCCTTGCAAGCCTCGAGCAGATTCGACTACCGGTCTCTCGAGATTTTTCGCGGAATTTGAGAGCAGCGACGCCGTGGAGATGCTAGGGAAGCCGGGGGAGGAGACGACGGAAGGGGAGGAGACGGCGCTAGGGTTCAGAGTTTGGGCCTTGGTTGAGTGAGCAAGACGCTGTACAGGCCTGCGAGCGTGAGGCCCAAACTGGCCTGCTTTAGcacttaataaaaaattattaacgGAACTCTTTAGCacttaatgaaaaaatattgacgGAACTCTGACGGATAACATTTTTcagataaataaatttatttgtacgataatattttatagaactcACACTCGTCAATAATAGTTATTGGAATTAAACGTTTGTTAATGATATTCGTTagattttctaaaacaaatttGTGCACTGCTATGTAACGGATGAAGCAGTACGCCTGTACTAGTTTGCAATCAAGAGGTACAAAATCCTTTACAAGAATGTTTCGCAGGAGATTCTTCCTTATGCTGCCTCTATGATGATGCGCTGCATTTCTGCTCAGATGGAAATTTACAACAAATCGTCAAAACTGCAACTTcagacaacaacaacaacagcatCTCTGATCCAGATCAAACCCATCTAGACACGAGGGTGTCGGAGTAACCGTCACAAGAAACTGGGTGGCCGCTGGTTCAGAACTTCAGTGTTACCAGTGTCCGCGCTTGGGCCCTGTTGACGGTTCACAATCCTGCAGCCCTCAAACGCCGGGAATGCAGGTTGGTCAGCTGCTCAGCACAAGCACAGGTTTGCGGGCACCCTCATACTGCTTTCGGTTGGACCTGCTCGAAGTCAAACACCTCGAACATCAATCGCCTCACATCCGGTTTGCCGTAGACGCAGTATGCAAGGCCGTGTATTGCTTGCTGGACAGCAGTCGTCGAAGGATTTCTCAACCGGCGGTTGTGTTCGAATCTGTCTTGCACAGACTCCCCGTAGATAATGTAGTGGTGGAGGTGCTTGTCCCGCAGGTATCGTCCGCAGTATTTGTTCATCAGCAATCTCCGATGCTTCTCTGCCAACCACCTACCTGGTGCATCGAGATGCTTCATGAGCAGCCTCTCTGCCATCACTAGGTCCTGGCCACAGAGGAGATCAGAATTTCAGGCTGATTCTTGGCCCAGTGAACAGAGGCTAGATGCTGAAAAGTTCGTAAAGAGTAAAGATCAAACCTGAATTTTCTGTCCGACATACTCCAGACGCTCTAAACAAAATCTTGGATGCTCAAACTTATGCTTTGAGGGATGCAAGAAGCACAGCTGCAGGAAAACAAGGCATCACCATTATAA
This is a stretch of genomic DNA from Oryza brachyantha chromosome 1, ObraRS2, whole genome shotgun sequence. It encodes these proteins:
- the LOC102718879 gene encoding ribonuclease III domain-containing protein RNC1, chloroplastic, translated to MAPPAMAFQALTLGPLPAPLPTPRRRVRVRVRVRVLAVAADHTPPPPPSSPPEPANSPSRLLRELAERKKAVSPKKKHPPRRFILKPPLDDERLTQRFLNSPQLSLKALPLLSSCLPSAPLSAADRTWMDEYLLEAKQALGYPLAPSETLGDGDDCPARHFDVLLYLAFQHLDPSCERTRTRHARNGHSRLWFLGQYVLELAFCEFFLQRYPRESPGPMRERVFALIGKRVIPKWIKAASLHNLVFPYDDLDRMIRKDREPPAKAVFWALFGAIYLCFGMPEVYRVLFEAFGMDPEDESCQPKLRRQLEDVDYVSVEFEKRQLTWQDVAAYRPPPDALFAHPRLFRACVPPGMHRFRGNIWDFDNRPKVMSTLGYPLPMNDRIPEITEARNIELGLGLQLCFLHPSKHKFEHPRFCLERLEYVGQKIQDLVMAERLLMKHLDAPGRWLAEKHRRLLMNKYCGRYLRDKHLHHYIIYGESVQDRFEHNRRLRNPSTTAVQQAIHGLAYCVYGKPDVRRLMFEVFDFEQVQPKAVCQFGPHARRPVQRLAHSTKAQTLNPSAVSSPSVVSSPGFPSISTASLLSNSAKNLERPVVESARGLQGGCRKRRRRRMSSLRNAIPRRAHKERAQPEARKKFGLLEKHKDYVVRAKAFHRKEETIRKLKEKASFKNPDEFYFKMINSRTVDGIHKPKPEANKYTEEELMLLKTKDMGYILQGIQSEKKKIERLSSMLHELDNKRPNKHVYFAEDREEAKEIQSRIEQKSNSLGFDNIPSRIRRKTASSYRELEERKQRVQKLEKLYADMALQKELKKPGRKRKLREDEIENQTSQPVYKWRAQRKR
- the LOC102718692 gene encoding L-2-hydroxyglutarate dehydrogenase, mitochondrial codes for the protein MAAAWVWLAVAALAVAVAAANSEGDALSALRRSLRDPGGVLQSWDPTLVNPCTWFHVTCDRDNRVTRLDLGNLNLSGHLVPELGKLDHLQYLELYKNNIQGTIPSELGSLKNLISLDLYKNNISGTIPPTLGKLKSLVFLRLNGNRLTGPIPRELAGISSLKVVDVSSNDLCGTIPTSGPFEHIPLSNFEKNPRLEGPELQGLAVYDTNCQENCMLWQNALSVKVNIELQSRREREREREREREREAQYPGMLPLRRLAWACRRRGLAGIASAAPREAADAVVVGAGVVGLAVARALAMAGREVVVVEAASSFGTGTSSRNSEVIHAGIYYPPGSLKASLCVRGREMLYKYCAEREIPHKQLGKLIVATGVAETAKLDMILKNAKQNGVDDLQMMEGSQAMEMEPELQCLKALLSPRTGIVDSHSLMLSLLADAENLGTTISYNTTVTNGYVGAEGLEVHTCESQELENHSLGSPVSPQLILLPKLLINSAGLSAVPLAKRFHGLNQVCVPHAYYARGCYFTLSQTRSPFSHLIYPLPEDGGIGVHVTLDLNGLVRFGPDVEWIDSGKDVMSCFLNRFDYMVNPTRCSKFYPVIRKYFPNLKDGSLEPGYSGIRPKLSGPGQPPSDFVIQGEDIHGIPGLVNLFGIESPGLTSSLAIAEYIVSRYLR